The genomic DNA GGGCCATCTGGGGTCGGTGAACGGGCTCTCCGATGGCCCCATGACCCAGGGCAACACTAAGCGGCTCTGCCTGGAGGATGTCACCCTATCCATGGGCACCATCTACCCCCAATCACCCTTCTCCTCCGGACACGGGGTAGGCGGCCAGGGAGgcatcaacaacatcaacagcagcaacaacaatggGCTGGAGTCCCCTTACATGCCCCAAAAGGCTAGCCCAGGGGCGACAcctggtgcaggtggaggtgcaCCCTCTTTCAATAACAATGGGGGCAATGCAGCCTCCTCGGTGGAGCAGGAGCTTCAGGACATCCTGGAGGAACTGACCAAGAACCCTGACCCTTCCCTCCCCGAGCTCGACATAGAGAAGCTCCTAGGAAGCAAAGAGGATGAGGGGACTTCGAACAGTACTGCTGGAGCTTTCATGCACCCTGACGGGAGCGGCACTCCCAAGCGCTCCCCACAGAGGCCATCGCACCTGGAGGCCCACCTCACCCGCTCCCCAGGCTTCCCCCAAGCTGGCTCTCCTCAAGTGGGCCTCAGTCCAGCTGGAGCCCCAtaccctctctcccacccatcCAAACCTGTGCCCTCGcccctctcagcctctcccttATCGTCCTCATCCTCTCAGACCCAGAACCAGGCTCGTTCACCCATGCTCTCCGCCGCCCTCTCCAGCCGAGCCGGAACCAGCTGGCATGAACTTTCCCGGgcacagcagctccagcagctggcCTCCAACAGCAACAAGCACCACCCCTCCGGTAACCAGTGCCCAGCCCCACCGCCACCGCCTTCCCAGCCAGGCATACCATCCCTGGGACAGccatcctcctccagctcctcctgggCCGGACCCTCTCCTCCTTACCGGTCCGGGGAAAAGCACCCGAATTCTTCTCCTCACCAGCAACCCTTCAGCCCGGCTGGGAGCAGCATCCAGAGCCCCCAGAGTTCACACATCTCCAGCctagctccagctccagcccagGGCCCCTCTCCGCCATACCGGCCTGAGAAGCTCGCCAGCCCTGCCTTGGCTCAGCCCCCGTTTAGTCCGCAGAACACCCTCTTGCCCTCCGGAAGTGTACCAGCCACTGGGGGCGCCATTCAGGGTTCTCAGGCCAGCTACCTGCCCAGCGTAGGTCCAGGAAGCACAGGAAGCACCCGACCATCGCCCCCCTACAGGCAGGACACCAAACACGGGAGTCCCAGCATCGTGCCCCATCAGAACGGCTCGGGCAACGCCAACATGACCAACAGTCAGCTCTTCAAGGCCATCACCTCCAGCCAGCCGGCACCCAGCAGCCTCAAGCTCCTCATGCAGCAGGGCCAGGCCTCCGCACAGATGCAGGGCCAGCCGACAGCGCAGTCGTCCCAGCCGATGGTCGCGGGGCCCCTGGGCAAAGCCGGGGGCCAGGACTCCTTCTCCTTCAACAACACCAAGCCGTTGCGCCACTTCGACCCCGACCCAGCGGCCCAGCAGAAGATGAGCGCCGGTCACCCGCCGGCTGGCCACGGGCCAATGGGACCATCCTACCGTGGGCCCAGCATGCAGCCCACGCCCCCAACATCCGCCGCCAGCCACGCCCACTTACTTCAGCAGCGAATGCAGAGGGTGTTGCACAGGGGTGGAGCTACAGGGGGACCAGGAGGAATGGTTCCTATCTGCAGAGAGGTGAGTTACACCTTAAATCACCCGTCCCGCAATCACCTCTCCCTATGTTCTCAGAGCAACTCTAAGTGGCTAGCCTACCTGAGCGCTTGCTTCGCCGACCTGTCTCATCCTGGAGGTATTTAGCCATACGAGCCTAGCGCCACAAGACAGTACAGGATTTTAATGGTGGGAATCTCTGCCAGCTAATGTGTGACATTGTTTGCGCTCCAGGTAAAAAACGAAAAACAAAGGGGCTTTCTTTCACATCTCTGTTGCACGTCGGAGCCTCAGAGAGAGTGCCTTGAGATAGCACTGGCTTTTCCCTAAGCCCTTGTGTAGTCATTTGTTCAAAAACTTTATCCCCAGTCAATATTGCATACCACTGATGTATTAGCAGAGCCAAGGCCATGCATTTCATTCCCAGGAAGAACCTATAGAGATTTCACGTATGCCATCTCCCCTCCTTAAGTATCCCTTTTGGTTAGAAGTGTGTGCTACATAAATCTTTGCGAATGGAAGGTCTTGAGCAGCCGTTGTTTGTGGAGAAGGTCTTGGTTTGTAGCTGGGTTAGAGGGGGTGGGGATGCTTCTCTCGAGGCTCTCCCTGAGAAAAGGGCCGCTGGTGGTTTACTTACAGAGAGGAGGGCCGCCGTGGCGGCAGCGGGCTTTAACAGGGTCTCCGAGGACTACGCCGAGCAAGGCCAAGGTCAGGGGAAagggaacgagggagggagggagagtgaaagagagccaaaaaagaaacagtgagaaaaaagtgggggtgttttgtgtttttcttttgatttttttttctttcttctttctctcggTTGGCTATCTCAGTTTTTTTGGTTCTGGTCTTGTCCTTCTTGTGCACTATGGCCTGAGGGCAGGGGGGGTTAGAGAGGGATTTGGGGGCAGGGAGTGTaccagagagaagggaagggaggggccTCCATGCTGACTCCTTtttaggggagggagggaggagaataGATTATGGGGAGAGAGCGTAGGAGGGCAAAATGAATGGATTACGGAACCAAGTGCAGgaatttctttcttctttcaccctctctttccccctctctctctctctgtctctctccctctcaccctctctctctctgtctctctccctctccctctccccctctttctctctctctctgtctctctccctctctctctctctccctctccctctccccctctctctctctctccctctccctctcctattgcttaatttctgtgtctgtgctatATTATTCCATTGTAGAACACCACACAACACGGTGTTCCAGTACAAGGCTGGCGTGTGTTTGAAATAAGGAAGATCTGTGTGTTGATTCCTGTGGTGCCAAATGCCTGGTGCTGTCATGTGCAAGGATGGGGAGATGCATAAAAAATCAGTGCTTGtgttgggtaaaaaaaaataaaggagggaaaaaaagaaaaaagggaagatTGTAAGCTTTTGACAGTCTGTCtggttgttatgtgtgtgtgtgtgagtgagtgtgtgcttgtgtgtgtgtgtgtgtgtgtgtgtgtgtgtgtgtgtgtgtgtgtgtgtgtgtgtgtgtgtgtgtgtgtgtgtttgtgagagagagagagagagagagagagaatggtggtATAAGTGAGAATTTGTCTTTGGGTGTTGATtcaagaatgtgtgtttgtgtgtgcatgtctattaccaaattcctttgtgtgtgtgtgtgtgtgtgtgtgtgtgtgtgagagtgtatgtgtgtgtgtgagtgtgtttgtgtgtgtgtgtgtgcctgtgtgtgtgtttgtgcgtgtgtgtgtgtatgtgtgtgtgtgtattgagtttCAAAGTGCCGCGGCAGCATTCTCCCTTTGAGCACAGCGGTGTGTTTGAAGACAGCGCCCTTCTCTTTCAGCTTGGTAGTACTCTTTCAGCACACCAATAAAAGATAATGAATTTTTAGAGAGaaaaagcgagggagagggagagaaaagagagggagagaaaagagaggggggc from Clupea harengus chromosome 18, Ch_v2.0.2, whole genome shotgun sequence includes the following:
- the si:ch73-211e3.1 gene encoding mastermind-like protein 2, with protein sequence MLLVSQQLLDTPRMEPILPGSLKRKLTGPEGHLGSVNGLSDGPMTQGNTKRLCLEDVTLSMGTIYPQSPFSSGHGVGGQGGINNINSSNNNGLESPYMPQKASPGATPGAGGGAPSFNNNGGNAASSVEQELQDILEELTKNPDPSLPELDIEKLLGSKEDEGTSNSTAGAFMHPDGSGTPKRSPQRPSHLEAHLTRSPGFPQAGSPQVGLSPAGAPYPLSHPSKPVPSPLSASPLSSSSSQTQNQARSPMLSAALSSRAGTSWHELSRAQQLQQLASNSNKHHPSGNQCPAPPPPPSQPGIPSLGQPSSSSSSWAGPSPPYRSGEKHPNSSPHQQPFSPAGSSIQSPQSSHISSLAPAPAQGPSPPYRPEKLASPALAQPPFSPQNTLLPSGSVPATGGAIQGSQASYLPSVGPGSTGSTRPSPPYRQDTKHGSPSIVPHQNGSGNANMTNSQLFKAITSSQPAPSSLKLLMQQGQASAQMQGQPTAQSSQPMVAGPLGKAGGQDSFSFNNTKPLRHFDPDPAAQQKMSAGHPPAGHGPMGPSYRGPSMQPTPPTSAASHAHLLQQRMQRVLHRGGATGGPGGMVPICREDPGSGMVPRLQDPSSVPRPGQSTYNNMLLKSQLMRKQLEKQRQMEQMNGGPMSDCQQVSPFQGGGRPLPGDCGYPMGGPQSNPSMLTHGPLPTGRMGLPPGALNQVGPYGGQVMGPSGSKQQALYHQTQEYCMPMRPGQGMMGMGVPPRHMASAVATASHLGHGTVRMPGPGMGGGGIPTQHLRQALSHGGALPPRMLLTPQQQQQQHQQQQQHAHQAQSQLWQHQQGALSHMDPSSHQHGFSSMAAAPGCAGPSQFPPQQQPMRTGMPANFGPHQSGPGLRPPPPNQMVPTLAGRHMQKLPPGARVVAGQPLPSMVQQSLRLRGPLSAMAVMKPGGPSMMHHPAHGLAPPSYPSSAAGKHAAQLQGYGPEHNPGHKLPPYDLPHQHHSNGGMSGPHRGHGGVSGGNTSEVDFIETLVGSNDDWLNNLTMIDEYLEQNS